From one Brachypodium distachyon strain Bd21 chromosome 4, Brachypodium_distachyon_v3.0, whole genome shotgun sequence genomic stretch:
- the LOC100833932 gene encoding patatin-like protein 1: MSNMDGGNSDQATAPSKKLITVLSIDGGGIRGLIPSTILACLETKLQAIDGPKARIADYFDVIAGTSTGALLTCMLATPSPGDNKLPVKAASELNEFYLEHGPKIFPQKKLGFLNKAANMVGAVMGPKYDGKVLHEKIKDVTGKVKIKDTITNILVPTFDVKHLQPVIFSTDEAKVDPLKNAYLSDICISTSAAPIYFPAYLFEVEEWKYNLIDGGVAANNPTMAAITSMMIPKEVPGGKLESSPRNHAEDNDFLVISLGTGYTRPEEEYTAPKCAKWGAWQWIYKGGFTPLIDIFSHASADMVDIHVNVLFKALRMEENYLRIQHDFLKGDTSSMDLATNKNMHALIGIGEKLLKSKVARVNINTGVHEPVEGKGTNEEALARFATKLAEERKRRANPKTHS, from the exons ATGAGCAATATGGACGGCGGCAACTCCGACCAGGCAACGGCGCCATCGAAGAAGCTAATCACCGTGCTGAGCATCGACGGCGGTGGCATCCGCGGCCTCATCCCCTCCACCATCCTCGCCTGCCTCGAGACCAAGCTCCAA GCGATAGACGGGCCGAAAGCGCGGATCGCGGACTACTTCGACGTGATCGCCGGGACTAGCACGGGGGCGTTGTTGACCTGCATGCTGGCGACCCCATCCCCAGGGGACAACAAGCTGCCGGTCAAGGCAGCCAGCGAGCTCAACGAATTCTACCTTGAACACGGGCCCAAGATCTTCCCGCAGAAGAAGCTCGGGTTCCTGAACAAGGCGGCGAACATGGTCGGTGCCGTCATGGGCCCGAAGTACGACGGGAAAGTCCTCCACGAGAAGATCAAGGACGTCACCGGCAAGGTCAAAATCAAGGATACGATCACCAACATCCTCGTGCCCACCTTCGACGTCAAGCACCTGCAGCCCGTCATCTTCTCCACCGACGAGGCCAAGGTGGATCCCCTCAAGAACGCGTACCTCTCAGACATCTGCATCAGCACCTCGGCGGCACCGATCTACTTCCCGGCGTACTTATTCGAGGTCGAGGAGTGGAAGTACAACCTCATCGACGGCGGGGTCGCTGCCAACAACCCAACCATGGCGGCCATCACGTCGATGATGATCCCCAAGGAGGTGCCTGGCGGGAAGCTAGAATCCTCACCCAGGAACCACGCCGAGGACAATGACTTCCTCGTCATCTCTCTCGGGACGGGATACAccaggccggaggaggagtaCACGGCACCGAAGTGCGCCAAGTGGGGAGCCTGGCAGTGGATCTACAAAGGCGGGTTCACGCCGCTGATCGACATTTTTTCGCATGCCAGCGCCGACATGGTGGACATTCACGTCAACGTGCTTTTCAAGGCGCTCCGCATGGAGGAGAACTACCTCCGGATCCAGCACGACTTCCTGAAGGGCGACACCTCATCGATGGACCTCGCCACGAATAAGAACATGCACGCGCTCATAGGGATCGgggagaagctgctcaagagtAAGGTGGCCAGGGTCAACATCAACACCGGGGTGCATGAACCCGTGGAGGGGAAGGGCACCAACGAGGAGGCGCTGGCAAGGTTCGCCACGAAGCTCGCCGAGGAGCGCAAGCGGCGTGCCAACCCAAAAACTCATTCCTAG